Below is a window of bacterium DNA.
ATCTCCGGACCGCCGAGATACAGAACCGCCTTGTATCTAACGGACTCCCGGAGGTCATTCGCCATCACGAGAAGATCCGGCCAGCCGTCACCATTGAAATCCGGGGCAAACACTGAGTTCCGGTAACCATACTCCAAGGTCTTACCGACACGTTCTTGCGGCTTTCCTTCGATCAGCAGGTCAGGCTCCCAGTCATACTTCACCGCGCCTTCTTTCTGGTAATAGACACGGACTTTACCCGTGAAATCCGGGGGATATTCTCCAGGGGGCCAATTATGGATAGCGGTGACAATATCCATGCGTCCATCACGATTGAAGTCCGCTGCACACACACCCGAACTGCCCCCCTGAAGTCGATAAGCCGGTACATGGCTGAGCGTATCACCACCGAAAAAGATATATGTGGTGTCGGATTTCGATGTGACGGCAAAGTCGTCGTATCCGTCTCCGTTGATATCCCCGAGTGGAGCCGAGTACCGGGCGAAATACGTCAAATCCGGCCGGTACACCTCCGCCCATTTCTTGATATGCCAATCCGGCAGCTCGGTCGTCTTCGGCACCTGCGCGTGCAGCAGTCCAGGAAAGCCGATGAGAATGAAGCACAAGATCGAAAAAAGAATACGCCGCATACAGCAAACCCCCAGTGGAATAAACGACGATCTATGGTACGGAAATACGAGGAGGGAATAAAGAGAGGAGATCACCCTCCATGATCACCTGGAAAATCGATAGCGATAACGATTTCGATATCGTATACGATTTCGATTTCGAATTCGATTTCGTGTGCGATATCGATTTCGATTTCGGTTTCGACTGCGATTTCGATTTCGATTTTCCGGCTTCGTTTCGCTTCACTCAACTACGCCGCGACAGGCGAAGTCAGTGGTACTTGGTTGATGTTGGGAAATCAGAGGGTGCGTGCCGACAACGCCGAACCGCAGGTGAGGCAAAAACGACTCCGCGCAGCGGAGGCAACACCGCCACGCGAAGCGGGGCAACACCTGTGAGTAAAAACGAAAAGGGCAGACCAAAACGCCTGCCCTTAACAAACAACGATGAACCCAGCCAACTACTCCGGCAGCAGCACTGCGCAGGAAATGACGGTGGTCCACAGGCCGAGTCGGCCTTCGGCGGATTGTGTGACGTTGAAGGATTTGAAAATCTTGCCACTGGTTTTGTATACCTGCTCGCGTTCGTCCCAGGCGGAGTCGGGATCGAAATCCACGCCCAGGGTCGTTGCCAGCATGGTTGCGGCGAGGTCTTCGGCGTAGTCGCCGGCCACTTTCTGCGTTTCGCCAAAGGGATGATGCTCTGAGAGGTAGCCGTAGGTGGTGCCGTCGGCCGGCATGGCGCCGCCGATGGAGGATGCGATCAGGCGATTGGCCTCGTTGGTGGCGTTGCGCGCCATGACCACAAAAGTGATTTCACCCGGATGCAGACGCTCGAGGCCGATTTTTTTGCTGATGCGCTTGCATCCCGGTGGATAAATACTCGAAACCGTCACGAGGTTCTGCTGTTCGAGATCCGCATCACGCAGCGCGAGCTCGAAAGACTGCAGATAATCCTTGTGTCGTCCGACGCCCTTGGTGAAAAAGATTCTTTTGGGAACGAACACGTGAGTATCCTCCGAAACTGGAAATGAGAAATGGGCTTTTCAGCCGCGAACTATCTTGATAAAACGCCGCTTGCCGACCTTGACGATGCTCTCCGCATCCGGCGGCACGGGTGCGGTGGGATCGGTGATGCGCTCGTCGCCGATGCTGACAGCGGACTGCTGCATCAGGCGGCGGCCTTCACCCTTGGACTTCACAAGTCCGGCTTCAAAAATAACTTCAAGTAACAACTTATCACTACCAGCCGGAAGCGCAAATTCTTCAATCTCCTCCGGCGCCATCTTGTTCTTGATCACGCGGTCGAAATGCTCTTCCGCCTGTACTGCTGCCGCGTCGTCGTAGTACATGGCCACGACGCTGCGGGCGAGTTCGCGCTTGAAATCGCGCGGATTCTCGCCTTTTTCCATGGCCGACTCGATGGCTGCCACACGCTCGCCGTCGACATCCGTCACGAGACGGAACCACTGCAGAATCTGCGGATCGGTAATCGACAGCGTCTTGCCGTACATGTCCTCAGGCGTGTCATTGAAGGCCACGTAATTATTCAGCGATTTGCTCATTTTTTCCACGCCGTCAGTGCCCTCCAGCAGCGGCATGGTGAGAATGATCTGCGGCGCCTGTCCGTATTCCCGCTGGATTTCCCTTCCCACAAGAAGATTGAATTTCTGATCGCTGCCGCCCAGCTCGACGTCAGACCGCACCGCGACGGAATCGTAAGCCTGCGCGAGGGGATAGAGGAATTCATGCACGCTGATGGCTTCCTGGCTGCGGTAGCGCTTTTCGAAATCGTCGCGCTCAAGCATGCGCGCCACGGTGTATTTCGCGCTGAGCTTGATGACTTCTTCGAAACTCATGGGTGCGAGCCAGTCCGAGTTGTAGCGAATCTGCACGGTGTCGATGTCGAGCACCTTGGCCGCCTGTTCGAAATACGACTGTCCATTCACCCGGGTTTCTTCCAGGGTGAGTGATGGACGTGTTTTACTCTTGCCCGTCGGATCGCCGATCATGCCGGTGAAGTCGCCGACGATAAGGATGGCCTGATGTCCGAGATCCTGAAACTGCCGCAGCTTGCGCAGCACGACCGAGTGTCCCAGATGTAGGTCAGGACGGCTCGGATCGCAGCCCAGCTTGATGTTCAGCGGCGTGCCCGTGGAAATCGATTTTTCCAGCTTGCGCACGAGTTCGTCCTCCGGCAGCAGCTCGGAAATGCCGCGGCGGATATGGTCCATTTGTTCGTTGACGGTGGGGAAGTGGGTGTTGGTCACAGCTGCCGTTCCATGTCTCGTTGAATTTCACGTTTTTTCAGCGCCTGCCGCTTGTCGTAAGTCTTCTTGCCCTTGCAGATTCCGAGTTCGATTTTCAGATGTCTGCCCGAGAAATAAATTTCCAGCGGAATCAGGGTCAGTCCTTTTTCATGCACCTTCTGTGCCAGCTTGCGGATTTCCTTGCGTTTCGCCAGCAGTTTCCGCACACGAATGGGATCGTGGTTGTGGATATTTCCCTTTTCGAAGGGACTGATGTGCATGTTGTGGAGGAAAAGTTCGCCGTTTTCGACCGTGGCGTAGGCATCCTGCACGTTGATTTTTCCGGCACGGACGGACTTCACCTCCGTGCCGCGGAGCACGATGCCGACCTCCAGGCTTTCCAGCACGTGGTACTCGTGCCGGGCGCGGCGGTTGTTGAGAATAAGATTGATATGTTCGGGGTCGTTTGCCATTCGAGTAATATGCGAAATGATCGCCTGCAATAATAAGAGAATTAATGAAAAAAGACCTGCCGTCAATTGCAAGTGAGACGGCAATCGGCTATATTAGGATGTTCTGAATGTGGGGCTACCCCGCATTTTTTATTATCGGTACGTTAACAATGAAGGCAGAGCTCAGAAACGCATTTTCACCCCTGATTTCCGATGCCGGAGCGCATCTCGTGGACGTTGAAGTCCGCCAGAAGGGGAAGAAGCGTCTGGTCGAAGTTTTCGTCGATACCGATAAGGGCATCACCGCCGACGAACTGGCGCAGATCAGCCGTTCGCTCGCAGATGCCGTCGAGAAGGGAGATCTCGTGCAGGATGCGTATACGCTGATCGTATCTTCACCTGGTCTCGAACGCCCGCTTGAGCATCCCTGGCAGTTCCGCAGGCACACGGGCCGCAATGTCCGCGTCCGCTGGAAAGACGGAGATGCCGAAAGCGAGTTCTGTGGAGAAGTCGCCGAGGTCACTGATGAGCAGCTTCTGCTGCGTGACGGCGAAGGTTTCCGCACCATTCCGCATGAAGACATTCTTCATGCGGTTGTTGAAATAACCCTGTAAACAACGTGTACAGCATATACTCTGCTGGAGGTAGAAGGTCACCATGATCCGCAGCATGAACTCAGAAATCGTAGAATCATTCGGCCAGATGGTCCGCGAAAAGGGCATCGACCGCGATCGCCTGATTTCGGTGATCGAGGACATCTTTGGCATGATGGTCAAGAAGAAATACGGCCTGGAGGCCAACTACGAGATCGTTGTCAACATGGACAAGGGCGATATCGAGATCTTCCTGATCCGTGAAGTGGTTGAAGAGGTTGAAGATCCTACCACGGAAATCGAAATCAACGCTGCACGCGACAAATCGGGTGAA
It encodes the following:
- the smpB gene encoding SsrA-binding protein SmpB produces the protein MANDPEHINLILNNRRARHEYHVLESLEVGIVLRGTEVKSVRAGKINVQDAYATVENGELFLHNMHISPFEKGNIHNHDPIRVRKLLAKRKEIRKLAQKVHEKGLTLIPLEIYFSGRHLKIELGICKGKKTYDKRQALKKREIQRDMERQL
- a CDS encoding ribosome maturation factor RimP, with amino-acid sequence MKAELRNAFSPLISDAGAHLVDVEVRQKGKKRLVEVFVDTDKGITADELAQISRSLADAVEKGDLVQDAYTLIVSSPGLERPLEHPWQFRRHTGRNVRVRWKDGDAESEFCGEVAEVTDEQLLLRDGEGFRTIPHEDILHAVVEITL
- the tyrS gene encoding tyrosine--tRNA ligase, which encodes MDHIRRGISELLPEDELVRKLEKSISTGTPLNIKLGCDPSRPDLHLGHSVVLRKLRQFQDLGHQAILIVGDFTGMIGDPTGKSKTRPSLTLEETRVNGQSYFEQAAKVLDIDTVQIRYNSDWLAPMSFEEVIKLSAKYTVARMLERDDFEKRYRSQEAISVHEFLYPLAQAYDSVAVRSDVELGGSDQKFNLLVGREIQREYGQAPQIILTMPLLEGTDGVEKMSKSLNNYVAFNDTPEDMYGKTLSITDPQILQWFRLVTDVDGERVAAIESAMEKGENPRDFKRELARSVVAMYYDDAAAVQAEEHFDRVIKNKMAPEEIEEFALPAGSDKLLLEVIFEAGLVKSKGEGRRLMQQSAVSIGDERITDPTAPVPPDAESIVKVGKRRFIKIVRG
- a CDS encoding arginine decarboxylase, pyruvoyl-dependent; protein product: MFVPKRIFFTKGVGRHKDYLQSFELALRDADLEQQNLVTVSSIYPPGCKRISKKIGLERLHPGEITFVVMARNATNEANRLIASSIGGAMPADGTTYGYLSEHHPFGETQKVAGDYAEDLAATMLATTLGVDFDPDSAWDEREQVYKTSGKIFKSFNVTQSAEGRLGLWTTVISCAVLLPE